A stretch of the Crocinitomicaceae bacterium genome encodes the following:
- a CDS encoding peptidylprolyl isomerase gives MKIAKHSVVTMHYTLKNQEGQILDSSEGRQPLVYLHGVGGLIPGLESELNEKTQGDKVKAIIAPADAYGEVRNELYYVVSKSGFQGDEDLFEGMQVQLDTEQGPAIGIVEKIAGEEVTLNLNHPLAGVTLYFDVEVMGVREASQEEISHGHVHGEGGHHH, from the coding sequence ATGAAAATAGCAAAACACAGTGTGGTGACTATGCACTACACATTAAAAAATCAAGAAGGACAAATTCTTGACTCATCAGAAGGGCGTCAACCACTTGTTTATCTTCACGGCGTTGGCGGCTTGATTCCGGGTCTTGAATCTGAACTGAATGAAAAAACTCAGGGAGATAAAGTAAAAGCTATTATTGCCCCTGCTGATGCTTACGGTGAAGTGCGTAACGAATTGTATTACGTAGTTTCAAAAAGCGGTTTTCAAGGTGATGAAGATTTGTTTGAAGGCATGCAAGTACAATTAGATACTGAACAAGGTCCAGCTATTGGTATTGTAGAAAAAATTGCAGGCGAAGAAGTAACACTAAACCTGAATCACCCACTTGCCGGTGTAACACTTTATTTTGATGTTGAGGTAATGGGTGTGCGTGAAGCCAGCCAAGAAGAAATTTCACACGGCCATGTTCATGGTGAAGGTGGGCATCATCATTAA
- the rsmI gene encoding 16S rRNA (cytidine(1402)-2'-O)-methyltransferase — translation MTNQAQGKLTVVPTPIGNLEDMTFRAIRILKEADAVLAEDTRTSSVLFQRYEISNKLIAYHLNNEHKIVERIVEEIQNGKHYALISDAGTPGISDPGFLLIRACIQHEILVECLPGPTAFVPALVSSGFPCEKFVYEGFLPQKKGRETRIKKIAEENRTVVLYESPHRLIKALEQFKLFFASTRQIAVCRELSKKFEEIVRGTSTELIAHFTSHPIKGEFVIVIEGKHASDKKGEEGD, via the coding sequence ATGACAAATCAAGCACAGGGTAAACTTACGGTAGTTCCAACGCCAATTGGAAATTTGGAGGACATGACCTTCAGAGCAATTCGAATTTTGAAAGAGGCGGATGCGGTTTTGGCTGAAGATACCAGAACAAGCTCGGTATTATTTCAACGCTATGAAATATCAAACAAACTCATTGCTTATCATTTGAACAATGAGCACAAAATTGTTGAGCGAATAGTAGAAGAAATTCAAAACGGTAAACATTATGCGCTGATTTCAGATGCCGGCACACCCGGTATTTCTGATCCGGGATTTTTACTCATTCGCGCATGCATTCAACATGAAATTTTAGTGGAGTGTTTACCGGGTCCAACCGCCTTTGTGCCCGCATTGGTTTCGTCAGGTTTTCCGTGTGAAAAATTTGTGTATGAAGGATTTTTACCACAAAAAAAAGGACGCGAAACACGCATAAAAAAAATTGCCGAAGAAAACCGCACCGTTGTTTTATATGAATCGCCTCATCGATTGATTAAAGCCCTGGAACAATTTAAACTATTCTTTGCCTCTACCAGACAAATTGCCGTGTGCCGTGAACTATCAAAAAAATTTGAAGAAATTGTCAGAGGCACATCAACAGAATTAATTGCGCATTTTACCTCGCATCCAATAAAAGGAGAATTTGTGATTGTGATTGAGGGCAAGCATGCTTCAGATAAAAAAGGAGAAGAGGGGGATTAA
- a CDS encoding TonB-dependent receptor yields the protein MRIFVSSEDKQPIPGARVLLINPILQDTTRTLTDINGSAGVDIRVDSLFCCITAYAFADTCFWLNDLDSMLVTLYYLDQELSTVVVSAQYEPGAKTNSMHSIAVVSHEQLQSQSLLNAQDVLNSQVNFQTNNGHTNETALTINGLSGAHVKIMLDGVPLEGRINGNIDLSQINLADVERVEIIEGPVSVVYGSNALGGIVNIISRKSTSKPVEGFAQGYYESAGKYNFNGGLSVSKKNSVYRVSLGRNFFDGYAENDSLRSFLWQPREQYFARFTYRQRLNNFNLSFSADGFHELMVSKGDLRPPYYTTAIDTYYKTNRIATSVLFNGKPTSNTWLDITLGHSYFNRCRNIYFKDLTTLDKWLTDGESDQDTTTHQTYMMRSFFSHRLKNEKLSWLAGTEWVYNTIHSVRILNRIQWSADFAIFASLKYSPFKTFTLQPGVRYSYNACYKTPVLPSLIAKISFKKFSITASYARGFRTPDLKERFLEFHYNSSINIYGNNELVPENSHHFLLELSQKFSQKSANQKIRLTLFHNTVMDIIDVVQLNADEWKYDNAGLFVARGSTINFSGNVQSFLFDAGYTLLASRFGNAYTEGHYAPFALSQNCLITLGYEIKKMQFAAHVSWKYTGRVSSNYYDENMQIQQSFIGDYQLLNLTLTKKFLGQKILVSAGCKNITNTTTADVKGSVFGYSVSEESGNVAVMWGRSYFVSILLKL from the coding sequence ATGCGCATTTTTGTTTCATCTGAAGACAAACAACCCATACCGGGCGCTAGAGTTTTATTGATAAACCCAATCTTGCAGGATACTACCAGAACACTAACAGATATAAACGGATCAGCTGGAGTTGACATAAGGGTTGATTCGCTTTTTTGTTGCATCACTGCATATGCTTTTGCTGATACATGTTTCTGGTTAAATGATCTTGACTCAATGCTTGTTACGCTCTATTATCTTGATCAAGAATTGTCAACCGTGGTAGTCAGTGCTCAATATGAACCGGGTGCCAAAACTAATTCAATGCACTCAATAGCCGTGGTAAGTCATGAGCAATTACAATCACAATCATTGCTTAACGCACAAGATGTTTTAAATAGTCAGGTTAATTTTCAAACTAATAATGGACACACCAATGAAACTGCTCTTACAATAAATGGTTTATCAGGCGCACATGTGAAAATCATGTTAGATGGTGTACCACTAGAGGGAAGGATTAACGGAAATATTGACTTGTCTCAAATTAACCTGGCAGATGTTGAACGAGTTGAAATAATTGAAGGTCCGGTTTCTGTTGTGTATGGCTCAAATGCATTGGGTGGTATTGTAAATATCATTAGCCGCAAATCAACGTCAAAACCAGTAGAGGGATTTGCGCAAGGGTATTACGAATCTGCCGGAAAATATAATTTCAACGGAGGCTTATCTGTCAGTAAAAAAAATTCTGTCTATCGGGTTTCATTGGGTAGAAATTTTTTTGATGGGTATGCTGAAAATGATTCTCTGAGAAGTTTTTTGTGGCAACCGCGTGAACAATACTTTGCTAGATTTACTTACAGGCAAAGGCTGAATAATTTTAATTTGTCTTTTTCAGCTGATGGTTTTCATGAATTGATGGTAAGCAAAGGAGACCTCAGACCTCCATATTATACAACAGCAATTGATACCTATTACAAAACCAACCGAATTGCAACAAGTGTGCTCTTCAATGGAAAACCAACAAGCAATACTTGGTTGGATATTACGTTGGGGCATTCGTATTTTAACCGCTGCCGGAATATTTATTTCAAAGATTTAACCACATTGGATAAATGGCTAACTGATGGTGAAAGTGATCAGGATACCACGACACATCAAACGTATATGATGCGATCATTCTTCAGTCACCGGTTGAAAAATGAAAAACTATCATGGCTGGCGGGCACTGAGTGGGTGTACAACACCATTCATTCTGTCAGAATTTTGAACCGAATTCAATGGTCGGCTGATTTTGCAATTTTTGCTAGTTTGAAATATTCTCCTTTCAAAACTTTTACTTTGCAACCCGGTGTTAGATACTCATACAATGCATGCTACAAAACTCCGGTTTTACCTTCGTTAATAGCAAAAATTTCGTTTAAAAAGTTTTCAATTACTGCAAGTTATGCAAGAGGATTCAGAACGCCAGATTTGAAAGAGAGGTTTCTAGAATTTCATTACAATTCAAGCATAAATATTTATGGTAACAATGAATTGGTGCCTGAAAATTCACATCACTTCTTGCTTGAACTGTCACAAAAATTCAGTCAAAAAAGTGCCAACCAAAAAATCAGACTTACTTTATTTCACAACACAGTGATGGATATTATTGATGTGGTTCAGTTGAATGCAGATGAGTGGAAATATGACAACGCGGGTTTGTTTGTTGCTCGCGGTAGCACCATAAATTTTTCAGGTAACGTGCAGTCCTTTTTGTTTGACGCTGGATATACTTTGCTGGCATCTAGATTTGGAAATGCCTATACTGAAGGACACTACGCGCCTTTTGCATTATCACAAAATTGCCTGATAACGCTTGGATATGAAATCAAAAAAATGCAATTTGCTGCACATGTTTCATGGAAGTATACGGGTCGTGTTTCCAGTAATTATTATGATGAGAATATGCAAATTCAGCAATCATTTATTGGCGATTACCAACTATTGAATTTAACATTGACGAAAAAATTCTTGGGTCAAAAAATTCTGGTAAGTGCCGGATGTAAAAACATCACCAATACCACAACAGCTGATGTGAAAGGCAGCGTTTTTGGTTATTCGGTTTCTGAAGAGTCAGGCAATGTTGCAGTGATGTGGGGAAGATCATATTTTGTTTCAATATTGTTGAAATTATGA
- a CDS encoding c-type cytochrome: MKSRSKWLIPIMGMLVLTACGGSENKKEGEQKEEAVEEKIYTDSTGKIKLTQSEMDEASEIFFQTCAGCHGTQRMGATGPALLPGNRTSQLGTEGLKSFITYGTPGGMPDWGKQGILSEEQIDLLARFLQIEPPPIPEFTMEDMKANWKVHVPVDQRPTEPQHERNWQNFFGVILRDAGQVAIIDGDTKEKISIIETGYAVHILRSSASGRYFYSIGRDGKVTLIDTWTEVPTMVAEGKVAYDARSIEVSKYKGEKGDFIDKYVVVGGYTPSHYVVMDALTLEPLKIVSTQGPACDGDKEFVEEARVAAIVASHHDPIWVINVKETGMVMLVDYSDLNNIEKNTITIPTARFLHDGGWDHTQRYFLVAANASNKIVCIDVNEKKLAAIIDVGTKPHPGRGANIKNSKYGNMWVSGHIGENRISFIATDPGPNQFKEVHHMELPGSGGGNLFVKTHPKSKHLWADRAMSNDEGLQKEIFVIDVNTLEVIKTITIPDEYKGRAVHFEYDKAGKEVWVSVWGAMDKPEENAILIYDDKTMELKQAITGDWVVTPTGKFNVYNTTYDVY; this comes from the coding sequence ATGAAAAGTAGAAGTAAATGGCTGATCCCAATTATGGGAATGCTGGTACTCACCGCATGCGGGGGGTCCGAAAACAAAAAAGAAGGAGAACAAAAAGAAGAAGCAGTTGAAGAAAAAATTTATACTGATTCAACAGGAAAAATTAAACTTACCCAGTCAGAGATGGATGAAGCGTCTGAAATCTTTTTCCAAACCTGTGCTGGTTGTCATGGCACTCAGCGGATGGGTGCTACTGGTCCGGCTTTGTTGCCTGGAAACAGAACAAGCCAGTTAGGAACAGAAGGATTGAAAAGTTTTATTACCTATGGTACTCCGGGTGGTATGCCTGATTGGGGAAAACAAGGTATATTATCTGAAGAACAAATTGATTTGCTTGCAAGATTCCTTCAAATTGAGCCGCCGCCAATTCCTGAATTTACTATGGAAGACATGAAGGCAAACTGGAAAGTACACGTGCCGGTTGATCAACGTCCAACTGAACCTCAGCACGAAAGAAACTGGCAAAATTTCTTTGGTGTAATTCTGCGTGATGCCGGTCAGGTTGCAATTATTGATGGTGATACGAAAGAGAAAATTTCTATTATTGAAACTGGCTACGCTGTACACATTCTTAGATCATCTGCTTCAGGAAGATATTTCTACTCTATTGGTCGTGACGGTAAAGTAACCTTGATTGATACTTGGACAGAAGTTCCAACCATGGTAGCTGAAGGCAAGGTGGCGTATGATGCTCGTTCAATTGAAGTATCAAAGTACAAAGGTGAAAAAGGTGATTTCATTGACAAATATGTTGTAGTTGGTGGTTATACCCCTTCACATTATGTTGTGATGGATGCCTTAACTCTTGAGCCTTTAAAAATTGTTTCAACTCAGGGTCCTGCATGTGATGGTGATAAAGAATTTGTTGAAGAAGCGCGTGTTGCTGCAATTGTTGCTTCTCACCATGATCCTATTTGGGTTATCAACGTGAAAGAAACCGGTATGGTTATGTTGGTTGACTATTCTGACTTGAACAACATTGAAAAAAATACTATTACAATTCCTACTGCAAGATTTTTGCATGATGGCGGATGGGATCATACTCAACGCTATTTCCTTGTTGCCGCAAATGCAAGTAATAAAATTGTTTGTATTGATGTAAATGAGAAAAAACTGGCTGCAATAATTGATGTTGGAACTAAGCCTCACCCTGGTCGTGGTGCAAACATTAAAAACAGTAAATACGGCAACATGTGGGTGTCGGGTCATATTGGTGAAAACAGAATTTCTTTTATTGCTACTGATCCAGGTCCAAATCAATTCAAAGAAGTTCATCACATGGAGTTGCCGGGTAGTGGCGGCGGAAACCTTTTTGTGAAGACTCACCCTAAGTCTAAACACCTTTGGGCTGACCGCGCCATGAGTAATGATGAAGGATTACAGAAAGAAATTTTTGTAATTGATGTCAATACGCTTGAGGTTATTAAAACAATCACTATTCCTGATGAATATAAAGGCCGTGCTGTTCACTTTGAATATGATAAGGCGGGTAAAGAAGTATGGGTTTCAGTTTGGGGCGCAATGGATAAACCAGAAGAAAACGCTATTCTGATTTATGATGACAAAACCATGGAATTAAAACAAGCTATCACAGGTGACTGGGTAGTTACTCCAACAGGTAAATTCAACGTATACAACACAACGTATGATGTCTATTAA
- the clpP gene encoding ATP-dependent Clp endopeptidase proteolytic subunit ClpP, with protein sequence MFGKEEFNKYAVKHHGISSTTLNHYITSSMTPYIIEERQLNVAQMDVFSRLMMDRIIFLGTGIDDQVANIITAQLLFLESVDPKKDIQIYLNSPGGGVYAGLGIYDTMQYISPDVATICTGMAASMGAVLLCAGAKGKRSALPHSRVMIHQPLGGAQGQASDIEITAREIQKLKVELYEIIAKHSGKDYDQVWKDSDRDYWMIAQEAKDYGMVDEVLSK encoded by the coding sequence ATGTTTGGCAAAGAAGAATTCAACAAATACGCTGTAAAACATCACGGAATCAGCAGTACAACACTCAATCATTACATCACCTCATCTATGACACCCTACATCATAGAAGAGCGTCAGTTAAACGTTGCGCAAATGGACGTTTTCTCACGTTTAATGATGGATCGTATCATTTTTCTGGGCACCGGAATTGATGATCAAGTAGCAAATATTATTACGGCTCAGTTATTATTTCTTGAGTCAGTTGACCCTAAAAAAGATATTCAAATTTACCTCAACTCACCGGGCGGCGGTGTTTATGCAGGGTTGGGTATATATGATACCATGCAATACATTTCACCGGATGTGGCAACTATTTGTACAGGTATGGCAGCATCCATGGGTGCCGTATTATTGTGCGCCGGAGCAAAAGGAAAGAGATCAGCCCTTCCACATTCTCGCGTTATGATTCACCAACCACTTGGTGGTGCGCAAGGACAAGCATCAGACATTGAAATTACCGCGCGTGAAATTCAAAAACTGAAAGTTGAATTGTATGAAATCATTGCCAAACATTCAGGCAAAGATTATGATCAGGTTTGGAAAGATTCAGATCGTGATTATTGGATGATAGCACAAGAAGCCAAAGACTACGGCATGGTAGATGAAGTATTGAGCAAATAA
- a CDS encoding T9SS type A sorting domain-containing protein, which yields MGTLKNIVASMFIFIGATVYGNPDSISMDALYSKQVFYQFENGVVLNADNENWNIAFSVKNTGAAGSAILLNEANSRLWAVPHDTSFWTSFDTTGYSSWDELLNSDTSWTNGAFNTYRGADGMFDMGWGILDPLNNYWTFGDSLYLIKLGSGSFKKLWIESLKTGVWKFKYANLDGSAETELEITKADYPNRNFIYCSLETGTIVDREPDASTWDITFIKHRDEVSTGVFTSVTSVFSNVGLWTSKSHELDYSAAISAYNPEPYSQNVINIGREWKYYSGGVWTVYDSIAYYAWSLDSSALYRIVFTHFEGMSTGKVKFEITKIGTAGYDVVSTPINFSVYPNPASASINILLPDGGEYDFYLYNLAGVLVQNGKLVDQLTRWDLEFLPNGIYLLKLENNVGSATIKILVDN from the coding sequence ATGGGAACTCTAAAAAACATCGTGGCTTCAATGTTTATTTTCATTGGTGCTACAGTATATGGCAACCCTGATTCTATATCAATGGATGCCCTTTACAGCAAACAAGTATTTTATCAATTTGAAAACGGCGTTGTTTTAAATGCAGACAACGAGAACTGGAACATTGCGTTTTCAGTAAAAAATACAGGCGCAGCCGGAAGTGCAATTTTGCTCAATGAAGCTAACTCACGTCTTTGGGCTGTGCCTCATGACACAAGTTTTTGGACAAGTTTTGATACAACCGGATATTCATCCTGGGATGAATTGCTTAACTCTGACACATCATGGACCAATGGTGCTTTCAATACCTACCGAGGCGCTGATGGTATGTTTGATATGGGTTGGGGAATTTTGGATCCATTGAACAATTATTGGACATTTGGTGATTCACTTTATTTGATAAAACTAGGTAGCGGATCATTTAAAAAATTATGGATAGAAAGTTTAAAAACCGGCGTGTGGAAATTCAAATACGCCAATTTGGATGGTTCTGCTGAAACTGAATTAGAAATCACAAAGGCTGATTATCCAAACAGAAATTTTATTTATTGCAGTTTAGAAACCGGTACCATTGTAGATCGTGAACCTGATGCATCAACGTGGGATATCACATTTATTAAACATCGTGATGAAGTGAGTACCGGAGTTTTTACAAGCGTCACAAGCGTTTTCAGCAATGTCGGTTTATGGACATCAAAAAGTCATGAACTGGATTATTCTGCAGCAATCAGCGCATACAATCCTGAACCATATAGTCAAAATGTAATCAACATTGGCAGAGAATGGAAGTATTACAGTGGAGGCGTATGGACAGTTTATGACAGCATTGCATATTATGCTTGGTCATTGGATTCATCCGCATTGTACAGAATTGTTTTCACACATTTTGAAGGTATGTCAACGGGCAAGGTGAAGTTTGAAATTACAAAAATTGGTACGGCAGGCTATGATGTTGTGAGCACTCCAATCAACTTTTCGGTTTATCCAAATCCTGCATCGGCAAGTATAAATATTCTTCTACCTGATGGGGGTGAATATGATTTTTATCTGTACAACCTTGCCGGTGTCTTGGTGCAAAATGGAAAACTGGTTGATCAATTAACAAGATGGGATCTTGAGTTTTTGCCCAACGGAATTTATTTGTTGAAACTTGAAAATAACGTTGGCTCAGCAACCATAAAAATACTAGTTGATAATTAA
- a CDS encoding sigma-70 family RNA polymerase sigma factor, translated as MTDQEIISEIRLGKREAAIKVLYKEFPKIKANICSSGGDAEIAREIFHDSLVLLIEKVGKQEFELTSKLSTYLFGINRFLWKNEARRRNKNPELEWKDTLILSAEDIGYSEEKEEKIKLLEKVLTQITDKCRKIFELFYFKKEDMNTIARELDFTSVNSAKTQKYKCMERAIELARQMTGKELQTTAVK; from the coding sequence ATGACAGATCAGGAAATCATATCAGAAATCAGGCTCGGCAAACGGGAGGCAGCAATTAAAGTGCTGTATAAAGAATTTCCCAAAATCAAAGCCAACATTTGTTCAAGTGGAGGTGATGCTGAAATTGCCCGTGAAATTTTTCATGATAGTTTGGTTTTGCTGATTGAAAAAGTGGGTAAACAAGAATTTGAACTCACATCAAAATTGTCAACTTACCTGTTTGGTATCAACCGGTTTTTATGGAAAAATGAAGCGCGCCGCCGAAACAAAAATCCTGAATTAGAATGGAAAGACACCCTCATTTTATCTGCTGAAGATATTGGATATAGTGAAGAGAAAGAAGAAAAAATAAAATTGCTTGAAAAAGTGTTGACACAAATTACAGATAAATGCAGAAAGATTTTTGAACTATTTTATTTTAAAAAAGAAGACATGAATACCATTGCACGTGAATTAGATTTTACCAGCGTGAACTCTGCAAAAACACAGAAGTATAAATGCATGGAACGAGCTATTGAATTAGCAAGACAAATGACAGGAAAAGAACTTCAAACAACGGCAGTAAAATGA
- the clpX gene encoding ATP-dependent Clp protease ATP-binding subunit ClpX: MGKSGGISCSFCGRPKSEVNILIAGVTGHICESCIDQAHNIVSEQMRHEKKSDVKADFKLLKPAQIKEHLDEYVIGQEDAKRVLSVAVYNHYKRVTYKAKQGDVEIEKSNVILVGRTGTGKTLLAKTIAKSLNVPFCIADATVLTEAGYVGEDVESILSRLLQAADFNVEAAERGIVFIDEIDKIARKSDNPSITRDVSGEGVQQALLKLLEGSEVNVPPQGGRKHPEQKMIKVNTSNILFIAGGAFDGIEKIIARRVNRNIIGFASKDEVRIDTENLLQYIIPSDLKDFGLIPELIGRMPVVSYLDPLDEKALRRILTEPKNALIKQYVHLFAIDNIDLKFDSDVLDFIVQKALEYKLGARGLRSICEAILNDAMFEFPSNKAMKDLRVTLEYAESRFGRSKMAKLKIA, encoded by the coding sequence ATGGGAAAAAGCGGAGGCATTTCATGTTCGTTTTGCGGACGACCAAAAAGTGAAGTCAACATTCTGATTGCCGGCGTTACCGGTCATATCTGTGAGAGTTGTATTGATCAGGCTCATAATATTGTGTCTGAGCAAATGCGACATGAAAAAAAATCAGATGTAAAAGCAGATTTTAAATTATTGAAACCTGCGCAAATCAAAGAACATTTAGATGAATATGTCATTGGGCAAGAGGATGCCAAACGTGTTTTATCTGTTGCTGTTTACAATCACTACAAACGGGTAACATATAAAGCCAAACAAGGGGATGTTGAAATTGAAAAATCTAATGTGATTTTGGTTGGTCGCACCGGAACCGGTAAAACTTTATTGGCAAAAACAATTGCCAAGTCACTCAATGTTCCTTTTTGTATTGCAGATGCCACAGTGCTTACTGAAGCCGGTTACGTGGGCGAAGATGTTGAAAGTATTTTGTCAAGATTATTACAAGCCGCAGATTTTAATGTGGAGGCGGCAGAACGTGGGATAGTTTTCATTGATGAGATAGATAAAATTGCGCGCAAATCAGATAACCCATCTATCACACGTGATGTGTCAGGTGAAGGGGTGCAGCAAGCCTTATTGAAATTACTTGAAGGCAGTGAAGTGAATGTACCACCGCAAGGCGGACGCAAGCATCCTGAACAAAAAATGATTAAAGTAAATACATCTAATATTCTCTTCATTGCCGGAGGAGCATTTGATGGTATTGAAAAAATAATTGCCCGCAGAGTAAACCGCAACATAATTGGTTTTGCCTCTAAAGATGAAGTGCGCATTGATACTGAAAATCTTTTACAATATATCATACCATCAGACTTGAAAGATTTTGGTTTAATACCTGAACTTATTGGTCGTATGCCGGTGGTATCATACCTTGATCCGTTAGATGAAAAAGCCTTACGCCGCATTTTAACCGAACCAAAAAATGCACTCATCAAACAATACGTACATCTTTTTGCAATTGATAATATTGATTTGAAATTTGACTCTGATGTATTAGATTTCATTGTTCAAAAAGCACTTGAATACAAACTTGGTGCACGTGGTCTGCGCTCTATTTGTGAAGCCATTCTCAATGATGCCATGTTTGAATTCCCGTCAAATAAGGCCATGAAAGATTTACGTGTTACCCTTGAATACGCTGAGTCACGTTTTGGTCGTTCTAAAATGGCTAAGTTGAAGATTGCCTAG
- a CDS encoding SpoIIE family protein phosphatase, giving the protein MTWKGLWDKITFIGIDDRDEFKYREVVLMNKLIFISTILMTGMIPVEVIINGWDLVWLEGVIILLCLSALYFNYRKMFTFAKFYFFIVASSVIFMLGLAIGKGSSNELFFIPTFIFPAMLFHDRRIIIAMSVVAFTLFVLEIYLLDIVPPAFIVKDEVKNTIRYIFIGIVFTIIFFEVYYFKKINYKYQGILAEKNAEIEHKKKEIIDSITYAKRIQEAILLPPDLVKNHLSDSFILFKPKDIVAGDFYWVTELMSEKKSEQKKSEKIIIAAVADCTGHGVPGAMVSVVCHNALNAAVGEYHLTEPAAILDKTRELVTAQFSKSSTDVKDGMDISLITIKNIDEKIFVQYAGANNPLWYIPKKSRILEEIKSDKQPVGKSAVSKPFTSHSLTLEKGDLIYIFSDGFADQFGGVRGKKYKYQPLKELLEKNQSLAMAAQQQSIEIEFENWKRDLEQVDDVCILGIRL; this is encoded by the coding sequence ATGACATGGAAAGGACTTTGGGATAAGATTACTTTCATAGGTATTGATGACAGAGATGAATTCAAATACCGTGAAGTGGTATTGATGAATAAACTCATTTTTATTTCAACGATTTTAATGACCGGTATGATTCCGGTTGAAGTTATCATTAATGGGTGGGACTTGGTTTGGCTTGAAGGCGTAATCATTTTGTTATGTCTGTCTGCGCTTTATTTCAATTATAGAAAGATGTTCACCTTTGCCAAGTTCTACTTTTTTATTGTTGCATCTTCTGTTATTTTTATGCTCGGACTTGCCATTGGTAAAGGCTCATCTAACGAACTCTTTTTTATTCCTACATTTATTTTTCCCGCAATGCTTTTTCATGACAGACGAATTATTATAGCGATGTCTGTTGTTGCGTTTACTTTGTTTGTGCTTGAGATCTATCTCCTTGACATTGTTCCGCCGGCCTTTATTGTAAAGGATGAGGTAAAAAATACAATTCGCTATATTTTTATTGGAATTGTGTTCACAATCATCTTTTTTGAAGTATACTATTTTAAAAAAATCAATTACAAATACCAAGGTATACTTGCTGAAAAAAATGCAGAAATTGAACATAAGAAAAAAGAAATTATTGATTCAATTACGTATGCAAAACGTATTCAGGAAGCTATTTTATTACCGCCTGATTTGGTTAAAAATCACCTGTCAGATTCTTTTATTCTATTCAAACCAAAAGATATTGTGGCGGGAGATTTTTATTGGGTAACAGAATTGATGAGTGAAAAAAAATCAGAACAAAAAAAGTCAGAAAAAATAATCATTGCCGCTGTTGCTGATTGCACGGGTCACGGTGTGCCCGGAGCCATGGTGAGCGTAGTTTGCCATAACGCACTCAATGCGGCAGTGGGTGAATATCATCTTACAGAACCCGCCGCTATTTTAGATAAAACCAGAGAACTTGTAACTGCACAGTTTTCAAAAAGCAGCACAGATGTAAAAGATGGAATGGATATATCGCTAATCACAATAAAAAACATTGATGAGAAAATTTTTGTTCAATATGCCGGGGCTAATAATCCGCTTTGGTATATTCCAAAAAAATCACGAATATTAGAAGAGATCAAATCGGACAAACAACCGGTTGGAAAATCTGCAGTGAGCAAACCGTTTACATCACATTCACTTACACTTGAAAAAGGTGACCTCATCTACATCTTCTCAGATGGATTTGCAGATCAGTTTGGTGGAGTGCGTGGCAAAAAATATAAATATCAGCCGTTGAAAGAATTGCTTGAGAAAAATCAATCTCTGGCCATGGCGGCACAACAACAAAGCATTGAGATAGAGTTTGAAAACTGGAAAAGAGATCTTGAACAAGTGGATGATGTTTGTATTCTAGGTATTCGCCTCTAA